The following proteins come from a genomic window of Thiothrix unzii:
- a CDS encoding peptidase inhibitor family I36 protein, with amino-acid sequence MKTKIATGVVLAAAWLFASAQVYADCTLYDYSALRGDPRSLGAGERLGNLGARWDNRTSSVDVSNNCKLTLYSDANFRGDSKVINASTHYLGSLWDNQASSAMCTCPPPPPEAGGHHRRDNRHGWHRPPPPALQACRLYREMDFGGGELQLSPNNSYGDLGYGMNDQTSSVKVPVGCSLTVYSRDNLTGRSKVFLEGDYNFVGEHWNDRISSAECACR; translated from the coding sequence ATGAAAACGAAAATTGCAACGGGAGTTGTGTTGGCAGCCGCATGGTTGTTCGCGAGTGCGCAGGTGTATGCAGATTGCACATTGTATGATTATTCCGCTTTACGTGGTGATCCACGTTCCTTGGGAGCAGGGGAACGTTTAGGCAACTTGGGAGCGCGTTGGGATAACCGCACTTCTTCGGTGGACGTGAGCAATAATTGCAAGCTGACATTGTATTCCGATGCAAATTTTCGCGGTGACAGTAAGGTAATCAACGCTTCTACCCACTATTTAGGCAGCCTGTGGGATAACCAAGCATCGTCGGCAATGTGTACTTGCCCACCGCCGCCGCCCGAAGCGGGTGGTCATCATCGGCGCGATAATCGTCATGGCTGGCATCGTCCGCCACCACCCGCTCTTCAAGCCTGTCGCTTATACCGTGAAATGGATTTTGGCGGCGGTGAGTTGCAGTTGAGTCCCAATAATAGCTACGGCGACTTGGGTTATGGGATGAATGATCAAACATCTTCCGTTAAAGTCCCTGTCGGATGCAGTCTGACGGTTTACAGCCGCGATAATCTCACGGGACGCAGCAAAGTGTTTCTGGAAGGGGATTATAATTTCGTGGGTGAACATTGGAACGACCGCATTTCCTCAGCAGAATGCGCGTGCCGTTAA
- the uvrB gene encoding excinuclease ABC subunit UvrB encodes MPEADSFYLNTQYQPAGDQPQAIRSLVEGLQDGLVHQTLLGVTGSGKTFTMANIIQQTQRPAIILAHNKTLAAQLYGEMKEFFPQNSVEYFVSYYDYYQPEAYVPSKDIYIEKDSAVNDHIEQMRLSATRNLFERKDVIIVATVSAIYGLGDPESYLKMLLILVRGDKIDQRTLLRRLAEMQYTRNDLDLQRGTFRVRGEVIDIHPAESDKEAIRIELFDDEIENLSYFDPLTGEVLRRVPRLTVYPKTHYVTPREVLLAAVEHIKVELKDRLNTLRDNDRLVEAQRLEQRTQYDIEMIMETGYCSGIENYSRYLSKRPAGSPPPCLFDYLPKNAIVFVDESHVTIPQFGGMYKGDRSRKETLVEYGFRLPSALDNRPLRFDEFEQLIPQAIHVSATPGAYEMEHSDNVAEQVVRPTGLVDPQVEIRPVLSQVDDAMSEITLRAQRNERVLVTTLTKRMAEDLTDYLMEHGIKVRYLHSDIDTVERVEIIRDLRKGEFDVLVGINLLREGLDIPEVSLVAILDADKEGFLRSERSLIQTIGRAARNAEGRAILYADKITESMRKAIGETQRRRDKQLAHNALNGITPQTIRKRIADVMEGAYANATRGKGKTRADKKVAEEAAEYRSLTPDQALKQLKKLEEKMFQHAKNLEFEQAAAVRDQIAQIRARVFGLA; translated from the coding sequence ATGCCGGAAGCAGACAGCTTTTATTTGAATACCCAATACCAGCCTGCGGGTGATCAGCCGCAAGCCATACGTTCCTTGGTGGAGGGTTTGCAAGATGGCTTGGTGCATCAAACCCTGCTGGGGGTAACGGGGTCGGGCAAGACTTTTACGATGGCGAATATCATCCAGCAAACCCAGCGTCCGGCGATTATTTTGGCGCACAATAAAACGCTGGCGGCGCAGCTTTACGGCGAAATGAAGGAGTTTTTCCCGCAAAACTCGGTGGAATATTTCGTCTCGTATTACGATTATTACCAACCTGAAGCCTATGTGCCGTCCAAAGATATATACATTGAAAAAGATTCGGCGGTAAACGATCACATTGAACAAATGCGCCTATCTGCTACCCGTAATTTATTCGAGCGCAAAGATGTCATTATTGTGGCTACGGTATCGGCGATTTACGGCTTGGGCGACCCCGAATCTTATTTGAAAATGCTGCTGATTTTGGTGCGCGGTGACAAGATTGATCAGCGCACCTTGTTGCGTCGCCTTGCGGAAATGCAATACACCCGCAATGATCTGGATCTGCAACGCGGCACATTTCGGGTACGTGGCGAAGTCATCGACATTCATCCGGCGGAATCCGATAAAGAAGCCATTCGGATTGAATTGTTTGACGACGAAATCGAAAACCTGAGCTATTTTGACCCGCTGACCGGCGAAGTGTTACGGCGCGTACCACGCCTGACGGTTTACCCCAAAACCCATTACGTCACCCCACGTGAAGTATTGCTTGCTGCGGTTGAACACATCAAAGTCGAACTCAAAGACCGCCTGAATACCTTACGCGATAACGACCGTCTGGTGGAGGCGCAACGCCTCGAACAACGCACCCAGTACGACATCGAAATGATCATGGAAACGGGTTATTGTTCCGGCATTGAAAACTACTCACGCTACCTGTCAAAACGCCCTGCGGGTTCGCCGCCACCGTGTTTGTTTGACTACTTGCCGAAAAATGCCATCGTGTTTGTGGACGAATCGCACGTCACCATTCCGCAATTTGGCGGGATGTATAAAGGCGACCGTTCCCGTAAGGAAACGCTGGTGGAATACGGTTTTCGGCTGCCTTCCGCACTGGATAATCGCCCGCTGCGCTTCGATGAATTTGAGCAATTGATTCCGCAAGCGATTCACGTCTCGGCAACGCCGGGCGCGTATGAAATGGAGCATTCCGATAACGTCGCCGAACAGGTGGTTCGTCCTACCGGGCTGGTTGACCCGCAGGTAGAAATTCGCCCAGTATTGTCACAAGTCGATGATGCCATGTCGGAAATCACTCTTCGCGCCCAACGCAATGAACGGGTGTTAGTCACCACCCTCACCAAACGCATGGCGGAAGATTTAACCGATTACCTGATGGAACATGGCATCAAGGTGCGTTACCTGCACTCCGACATTGACACGGTGGAACGAGTAGAAATCATCCGAGATTTGCGCAAAGGTGAGTTCGACGTGCTGGTGGGCATCAATTTATTACGCGAAGGCTTGGACATTCCCGAAGTATCCTTGGTAGCCATTTTGGACGCTGACAAGGAAGGTTTTTTGCGTTCTGAACGTTCGTTAATCCAAACCATCGGGCGTGCAGCACGAAACGCTGAAGGTCGGGCGATTTTGTATGCCGACAAAATCACCGAATCCATGCGTAAAGCCATCGGTGAAACCCAACGTCGACGCGACAAACAACTCGCCCACAACGCCTTAAACGGCATTACCCCGCAAACCATCCGCAAACGCATTGCCGATGTCATGGAAGGAGCTTACGCGAATGCCACACGCGGCAAAGGCAAAACCCGTGCCGATAAAAAAGTCGCGGAAGAGGCGGCAGAATACCGCAGCTTAACCCCTGATCAGGCACTGAAACAGCTCAAAAAACTCGAAGAGAAAATGTTCCAGCACGCCAAAAATCTGGAGTTTGAACAAGCCGCAGCAGTACGCGATCAAATTGCCCAGATTCGGGCGCGGGTGTTTGGGTTAGCTTAA
- a CDS encoding selenium metabolism-associated LysR family transcriptional regulator — protein sequence MSDRRLQVFHAVARLLSFTKAAEVLHMTQPAVTFQIRQLEEQFDTRLFDRTHNRVSLTEAGRIVFEYAEKIFEQYAEMENAIREMTDDISGSLTIGASTTISEYMLPALLGEFNSKNPDVRLRLRVSNTEGIVSMVENNIIDLGVVEGLVNNKNLLVEVCRQDELVLIVPPKHELAKNESIKLKDILNYPFICREEGSGTREVILDYLYSLGMDKHAMNTCLELGSPEAVKGAVEAGMGLTIVSSASITKELKLGSLVSIPLDPPLSRDFSFVRQRQKFKVRAMEELLEFARSYCEKHAKD from the coding sequence ATGTCGGACAGAAGATTACAAGTCTTTCACGCAGTCGCTAGGCTGTTGAGCTTTACCAAGGCGGCAGAAGTACTGCACATGACGCAGCCTGCGGTGACGTTCCAAATTCGTCAACTGGAAGAACAGTTTGACACCCGTTTATTTGACCGCACCCACAATCGCGTTTCCCTGACGGAAGCAGGGCGCATTGTGTTTGAGTATGCGGAAAAAATCTTTGAGCAATACGCCGAGATGGAAAATGCCATTCGTGAAATGACGGATGACATCAGTGGTTCCTTGACCATTGGGGCGAGTACCACCATTTCTGAGTATATGCTGCCCGCGTTATTGGGTGAATTCAACTCCAAAAACCCGGATGTGCGGTTGCGCTTGCGCGTTTCCAACACCGAAGGGATTGTGTCGATGGTGGAAAATAACATCATTGATTTGGGCGTGGTTGAGGGCTTGGTCAACAATAAAAACTTGTTGGTCGAAGTATGCCGTCAAGACGAACTGGTGTTGATTGTGCCGCCTAAGCACGAGTTAGCTAAGAATGAGAGCATTAAACTCAAAGACATTTTGAATTATCCGTTCATTTGCCGTGAGGAAGGCTCTGGTACTCGCGAGGTTATCCTCGACTACTTGTACAGCTTAGGAATGGATAAGCACGCGATGAATACGTGCTTGGAATTAGGCAGCCCTGAAGCGGTAAAAGGTGCGGTTGAGGCTGGCATGGGTCTTACCATTGTTTCCAGTGCCAGCATCACCAAAGAGCTGAAGCTGGGGTCATTGGTATCCATTCCGCTAGATCCGCCACTGTCACGCGACTTCTCCTTTGTGCGCCAACGCCAGAAGTTCAAAGTCCGTGCGATGGAAGAGCTGTTGGAGTTTGCCCGCAGTTATTGCGAAAAACACGCGAAGGACTAA
- the ccoS gene encoding cbb3-type cytochrome oxidase assembly protein CcoS, which produces MDALYMLIPIALGVMIVVVVAFIYTVKSGQYDDLEGPAHRILMDDDDPRIPGAKKNTEKESD; this is translated from the coding sequence ATGGATGCTTTGTATATGTTAATTCCGATTGCACTCGGCGTTATGATAGTGGTGGTAGTGGCGTTTATTTATACCGTTAAAAGCGGGCAGTACGATGATTTAGAAGGCCCCGCCCACCGTATATTAATGGACGATGACGACCCGCGTATTCCGGGTGCAAAGAAAAATACTGAAAAAGAATCTGATTAA
- a CDS encoding heavy metal translocating P-type ATPase: MSSDCFHCGQPVPVGAHYAVKIDDQTREMCCTGCQAVAQAIVENNLTDYYRFRTEISGKAEDLVPDALRQLQVYDSVELQKSFVRGTDATIREASLILEGIVCAACVWLNENHIKRLPGILEFRINYSTHRATLKWDNSIIHLSDVLKAVSEIGYHAHPFDPGRLESLQKKEKSAALRRIAIAGLGMMQVMMIAVAMYIGAVSDMDTEMRGFLRWISLVMTTPVVFYSARVFFTSAWRDLRRGRFGMDVPVSLAIGIAFSASVWATLTNGGEVYFDSVTMFTFFLLSGRYLEMAARHKAGQVAEELVRLMPATATRVRDGVQEVIPVSQLERGDYVLIKPGEVVPADGLVIDGTSSTNESLLTGESLPCQKHTGDTLVGGTVNIESPLTMQVEKVGDNTVLASIIRLLERAQAEKPELARLAEKVASRFVPIILVTATAVFAWWYQHAPDEAFWIALSVLVITCPCAFSLATPAALTAATGLLTSKGVLTTRGHALETLARINHMIFDKTGTLSYGHLEVTDFKTLGNATSSFCKHVAAGLESASEHPVARAVTKLSDNPASFTNLTAESGRGVKGIYQQKRYRIGTEAFVRELVGVALPENAGQSAHSERSEIFLGSEEGWLARIGLADELRKDAANVIQELRALGIDVTLLSGDAPALVEHVAQQLAIPHALGGQLPDGKLTYLKQQQAQGAVVAMVGDGVNDAPVLAGAQVSIAMGSGSQLAQASADMVLLSENLHQLPFAVKTARRMQVIIKQNFAWTILYNLIAIPLAASGVIAPWMAAIGMSASSLVVVLNALRLKN, translated from the coding sequence GTGTCTTCTGATTGTTTTCACTGTGGTCAGCCGGTTCCAGTGGGAGCGCATTACGCGGTAAAGATTGACGATCAAACCCGCGAGATGTGCTGCACTGGCTGTCAGGCAGTAGCGCAGGCGATTGTGGAAAATAATTTAACCGATTATTACCGCTTTCGTACCGAAATCAGTGGTAAGGCCGAAGATCTAGTTCCTGACGCTTTACGCCAATTACAGGTCTACGATTCGGTTGAGTTGCAAAAATCGTTTGTGCGCGGCACAGATGCGACAATTCGCGAAGCCTCCTTGATTTTAGAAGGTATCGTGTGTGCGGCATGTGTCTGGTTAAATGAAAATCATATTAAACGCCTCCCTGGTATTCTTGAATTCCGCATTAATTACTCCACGCATCGCGCTACCTTAAAATGGGATAACAGCATTATTCATTTGAGCGATGTATTAAAAGCGGTTTCTGAAATCGGTTATCACGCGCATCCTTTTGATCCCGGTCGTCTTGAATCCTTACAGAAAAAAGAAAAATCAGCAGCATTACGGCGGATTGCAATTGCCGGTTTAGGCATGATGCAGGTCATGATGATTGCCGTGGCGATGTATATTGGTGCGGTTTCCGATATGGATACGGAAATGCGCGGCTTTTTACGCTGGATTAGTTTGGTTATGACCACACCCGTGGTGTTTTATTCAGCACGGGTATTTTTCACTTCGGCATGGCGTGATTTGCGGCGCGGACGTTTTGGCATGGATGTACCCGTGTCACTCGCGATTGGGATTGCCTTTAGTGCCAGTGTGTGGGCGACATTAACTAATGGTGGGGAAGTGTATTTTGATTCCGTCACCATGTTTACGTTTTTCCTGCTGAGTGGGCGTTATTTAGAAATGGCGGCTCGTCACAAAGCAGGGCAGGTGGCGGAAGAATTGGTGCGCTTGATGCCTGCTACCGCTACACGGGTGCGTGACGGTGTGCAAGAAGTGATTCCGGTGAGTCAACTGGAGCGCGGCGATTACGTGCTAATCAAGCCCGGTGAAGTAGTCCCGGCGGATGGTCTCGTTATTGATGGCACGAGCAGCACCAACGAATCGCTTTTGACTGGTGAAAGTTTGCCTTGCCAAAAACATACGGGTGACACCTTGGTGGGCGGCACGGTAAATATCGAAAGCCCCTTAACCATGCAAGTGGAAAAAGTCGGCGATAACACCGTATTGGCCTCGATTATCCGCTTGCTGGAGCGTGCGCAGGCAGAAAAACCGGAACTGGCGCGACTTGCAGAAAAAGTAGCTTCGCGGTTTGTGCCGATTATTTTGGTGACAGCGACAGCGGTATTTGCTTGGTGGTATCAACACGCCCCGGATGAAGCGTTCTGGATCGCATTGTCGGTGTTGGTCATTACTTGCCCGTGCGCATTTTCGTTGGCAACCCCGGCCGCGTTAACGGCGGCTACCGGCCTGCTGACTTCCAAAGGTGTGCTCACCACACGCGGACACGCGCTGGAAACGCTTGCCCGTATTAATCACATGATTTTTGATAAAACCGGCACGCTGTCCTATGGGCATCTGGAAGTGACCGATTTTAAAACCTTGGGCAATGCAACCAGCAGTTTTTGTAAGCACGTCGCAGCGGGTTTGGAAAGCGCGTCAGAACATCCGGTGGCACGAGCCGTAACAAAACTAAGTGATAACCCGGCGAGTTTTACGAATTTGACGGCTGAATCCGGGCGTGGCGTAAAAGGAATTTACCAGCAAAAACGTTACCGCATTGGTACGGAAGCGTTTGTACGCGAATTGGTGGGTGTGGCTTTACCGGAAAATGCGGGGCAATCTGCGCATTCGGAACGTTCGGAAATTTTCCTCGGTTCTGAAGAAGGTTGGTTGGCACGTATCGGTTTAGCCGATGAATTACGCAAAGATGCCGCCAATGTGATTCAGGAACTGCGTGCTTTGGGCATTGATGTGACCCTGTTAAGCGGCGATGCCCCGGCTTTGGTTGAGCACGTTGCGCAGCAGTTAGCTATTCCTCACGCGCTAGGTGGGCAGTTGCCCGATGGCAAACTGACTTACCTGAAACAGCAACAAGCGCAAGGTGCAGTGGTAGCGATGGTCGGTGACGGGGTGAATGATGCCCCGGTGTTGGCAGGTGCGCAGGTGTCGATTGCGATGGGCAGCGGTTCACAGTTAGCGCAAGCCAGTGCGGATATGGTGTTACTGTCCGAAAATCTGCATCAGTTACCGTTTGCCGTTAAAACCGCACGGCGGATGCAGGTCATTATCAAGCAAAATTTTGCTTGGACAATTTTGTACAATTTAATCGCAATACCTTTGGCCGCCAGTGGTGTTATCGCCCCTTGGATGGCTGCAATTGGCATGTCAGCCAGTTCCCTCGTCGTGGTTTTAAATGCGTTACGCCTGAAAAATTAA
- a CDS encoding FixH family protein, whose translation MENQSLLLTLGVGVFASSALFFIFHKGFGWAGRLAALLSILIVQSIYIPLAAMNWAGLDVFAIHFGFFTMAAALPGIIAGNGDAQPASVDANGKKRRFHWVPLTIAGFFVILATVDATIITLANKGASAEFIRQFLPEPRRESAVNVTSSFPGTVSNNFQKKYDQYNNYLSQLKTQTERGWKIGEGWLTKPYINQPSMFRIKVTDKADQPVTGGKVQLSFLRPANKALDQQFQLQETVPGYYEMPVSLAAPGLWNMVLTISRGEEFHEVKGETWIEAVK comes from the coding sequence ATGGAAAATCAAAGCTTATTGCTGACACTAGGGGTGGGCGTATTTGCATCGTCCGCCTTGTTTTTTATCTTTCACAAAGGATTCGGTTGGGCAGGTCGCTTGGCTGCCTTGTTGAGCATCCTGATCGTACAAAGTATCTACATCCCGCTGGCTGCGATGAATTGGGCGGGGTTGGATGTGTTCGCTATCCACTTTGGCTTTTTCACGATGGCAGCAGCGTTGCCCGGTATTATTGCTGGTAACGGTGATGCGCAGCCTGCATCCGTTGATGCTAATGGCAAAAAACGCCGTTTCCACTGGGTTCCATTAACGATTGCAGGGTTTTTCGTGATCTTGGCAACCGTGGATGCAACCATTATTACCTTGGCAAACAAGGGTGCGAGTGCTGAATTTATTCGTCAGTTTTTGCCTGAACCGCGCCGCGAAAGTGCCGTCAATGTCACTTCCAGCTTCCCCGGCACAGTCTCAAACAATTTCCAGAAAAAATACGATCAGTACAATAATTACCTGTCACAGCTTAAAACCCAAACTGAGCGCGGTTGGAAAATTGGCGAAGGTTGGTTAACCAAACCCTACATCAATCAGCCGAGTATGTTTCGGATTAAAGTAACCGATAAAGCGGATCAACCAGTGACGGGTGGTAAGGTACAATTGTCTTTCCTGCGCCCTGCGAATAAAGCGTTGGATCAGCAATTTCAGTTACAGGAAACCGTGCCCGGTTATTACGAAATGCCCGTGAGTTTAGCCGCCCCCGGTTTATGGAATATGGTGCTGACGATTAGTCGTGGTGAAGAGTTCCATGAAGTAAAAGGTGAAACTTGGATTGAGGCGGTGAAATAA
- the ccoG gene encoding cytochrome c oxidase accessory protein CcoG encodes MKTESVIEPKSTLQPRSVEGRFRNAKTAILVFAYAVFFLLPWVRWERAVGPDQAILFDIPGRRYYMFDLVMHAQDIFWLTALLFLAAVLLFFVTTLFGRVFCGYFCFQTLWTDAFRFFEKFIQGDRVARLRLDKQPWNAEKLLKKGLTHLSWLMLALWTGISFALYWGDAFELTTAFFTGTAPSAMYGTAIILMTTTYLTAGWAKEYVCLHMCPYSRFQSVMFDQDTIIVSYDMNRGEGSAGRVKPIKEMRDQQVRQSAGHGDCVDCGLCVQVCPTGVDIRKGLQIGCIHCALCIDACDGIMDKQGWKRGLIRYTSEHGLEGKKTQILKLRTVGYGLATLLATVYLVWSIGSSKLLEATAVQIRSPLFVQLSDGRIQNSFEVKVNNKAMEAARYQLVLDNFPGAELDLGQFSDIQLKPDTSIRILAKVRYNKLPGDTQKNREFQFRLTPLEGKVKEAVIIPSHFITP; translated from the coding sequence ATGAAGACCGAATCAGTTATTGAACCTAAATCTACTCTGCAACCGCGCTCGGTTGAAGGGCGTTTCCGTAATGCTAAAACGGCTATTTTAGTATTTGCCTATGCTGTATTTTTCTTATTGCCGTGGGTGCGTTGGGAGCGTGCAGTAGGCCCTGATCAGGCAATTTTGTTTGATATTCCGGGTCGGCGTTATTACATGTTTGATTTGGTTATGCACGCTCAGGATATTTTCTGGTTAACGGCTTTGCTATTTTTGGCAGCGGTTTTATTGTTCTTTGTTACCACATTGTTTGGGCGTGTTTTCTGTGGTTATTTTTGTTTCCAAACGTTATGGACAGACGCTTTCCGCTTTTTTGAAAAGTTTATTCAAGGTGATCGTGTAGCGCGTTTACGTTTGGATAAGCAACCCTGGAATGCAGAGAAACTCCTGAAAAAGGGTTTAACGCATCTTTCATGGTTGATGCTGGCTTTATGGACAGGTATCAGTTTCGCTTTGTATTGGGGTGATGCCTTTGAATTGACCACCGCATTCTTTACCGGTACTGCACCGTCAGCCATGTACGGCACGGCGATTATTCTGATGACGACGACCTACCTCACTGCCGGGTGGGCGAAAGAGTATGTGTGCTTACATATGTGCCCGTATTCACGTTTCCAAAGCGTCATGTTTGACCAGGATACCATCATTGTTTCCTACGATATGAATCGTGGTGAAGGTAGTGCAGGGCGTGTGAAACCCATTAAAGAGATGCGTGACCAGCAAGTGCGTCAGTCGGCGGGGCATGGTGATTGCGTTGATTGCGGCTTGTGTGTGCAGGTTTGCCCAACAGGTGTGGATATTCGTAAAGGTTTGCAAATCGGTTGTATTCACTGCGCGTTATGCATTGATGCCTGCGACGGTATTATGGATAAACAGGGCTGGAAACGCGGTTTGATTCGTTACACCTCTGAACACGGTTTGGAAGGCAAGAAAACCCAGATTTTGAAATTGCGTACTGTAGGTTACGGTTTGGCGACATTATTAGCCACGGTATATCTGGTATGGAGTATCGGCAGCAGTAAATTGCTGGAAGCCACCGCCGTACAAATCCGTAGTCCATTATTTGTGCAGTTATCCGACGGTCGTATTCAAAACAGTTTTGAAGTGAAAGTGAATAACAAAGCGATGGAAGCGGCGCGTTATCAATTGGTGTTGGATAATTTCCCCGGCGCGGAATTGGATTTAGGGCAATTCAGCGATATTCAGCTTAAGCCAGACACCAGCATACGCATTCTGGCAAAAGTCCGTTATAATAAGCTGCCCGGTGATACACAGAAAAACCGCGAATTCCAGTTCAGGCTCACGCCGTTGGAAGGCAAGGTTAAAGAGGCTGTGATCATTCCTTCGCACTTTATTACACCGTGA
- the ccoP gene encoding cytochrome-c oxidase, cbb3-type subunit III: protein MATPVKDPLTGAETTGHVWDDTLQEFNNPLPRWWLWTFYGTIIFAITYWVMYPSWPIGKTYLKGVGNEITYKTDAGEEKSTHWNMRALLAHDMQNGEAALKQKEYLDKVGAASYEQIASDADMSSFVRSYGVGMFGDNCAACHQAGGQGVVGQFPNLVDDDWLWGGDTTTIETTIRNGRLGYMPAYSNVLDNTQLGQVANYVLSMSGETVDAAAAAEGQKIFQGETGGCYMCHTKEGKGLHAQGSANLTDKVWTIANLPAAETPEAKLEAVKAVIHNGVKRQMPVFGADGRNLSDTEIKVLTAYIKQMSSAAATQ from the coding sequence ATGGCTACTCCTGTAAAAGACCCGTTAACCGGCGCGGAAACTACCGGGCACGTTTGGGATGATACGCTGCAAGAATTTAACAACCCGCTGCCACGCTGGTGGTTGTGGACATTCTACGGCACGATCATTTTCGCAATTACTTATTGGGTTATGTACCCGTCTTGGCCGATTGGCAAGACTTACCTGAAAGGTGTGGGTAATGAAATTACCTATAAAACCGATGCAGGCGAAGAAAAGTCTACTCACTGGAACATGCGTGCGCTGTTGGCTCACGATATGCAAAACGGTGAAGCAGCACTGAAGCAGAAAGAATATTTGGACAAGGTAGGCGCGGCTTCTTATGAGCAAATCGCCTCTGACGCTGATATGTCTTCTTTCGTGCGTTCTTACGGCGTGGGCATGTTCGGTGACAACTGTGCGGCTTGCCATCAGGCAGGTGGTCAGGGTGTTGTCGGTCAATTCCCTAACTTAGTGGATGATGACTGGTTGTGGGGCGGCGATACCACAACGATCGAAACCACTATCCGTAACGGTCGTTTGGGTTATATGCCTGCTTACAGCAACGTGTTAGACAATACCCAACTGGGTCAGGTTGCTAACTACGTGTTGAGCATGTCCGGTGAAACGGTTGATGCGGCAGCAGCGGCTGAAGGTCAAAAAATCTTCCAAGGTGAGACTGGCGGTTGCTATATGTGCCACACCAAAGAAGGTAAAGGTCTGCACGCTCAAGGTTCAGCAAACCTGACTGATAAAGTCTGGACGATTGCGAATCTGCCAGCGGCTGAAACCCCAGAAGCTAAGCTGGAAGCTGTGAAAGCGGTTATCCACAATGGTGTTAAACGTCAAATGCCAGTATTCGGTGCGGATGGTCGTAACCTTTCCGATACTGAAATCAAAGTATTGACTGCTTACATCAAGCAAATGTCATCCGCAGCAGCAACACAGTAA
- a CDS encoding cbb3-type cytochrome oxidase subunit 3 → MLTEFWTWILDLGNSKTVALLIFFTTFVGIVIYVYSSRKRSERLESYRYVPLMDEDEADRRVKAAEASQAKGEK, encoded by the coding sequence ATGCTGACAGAATTCTGGACATGGATCTTAGATCTAGGTAATAGCAAAACTGTTGCGTTGCTGATTTTTTTCACGACCTTTGTGGGCATCGTCATTTACGTGTATTCCAGTCGGAAACGTAGCGAGCGGCTTGAGTCGTATCGCTACGTCCCGCTGATGGACGAAGACGAGGCAGACCGTAGGGTAAAAGCCGCAGAAGCTTCCCAAGCTAAAGGTGAGAAATAG
- the ccoO gene encoding cytochrome-c oxidase, cbb3-type subunit II, giving the protein MFKHESIETNSGMLIVLTLVAISIGGLVEIVPLHYINETVEDVKDPVTGFDVVRPYSPLEQRGRDIYIREGCYTCHSQMIRPFRDEDLRYGHYSLAAESKYDHPFQWGSKRTGPDLARVGGKYSNEWQVQHLTAPRSVVPESIMPNYPWLQKTALDTSDIQDRMIALKRVGVPYSQTTTEYEANVKKFGEAVAKTLDINTAEANLLAQAQAGNYDGNPANVSEMDALVAYLQVLGTMVDFSKFDEDHFIQFR; this is encoded by the coding sequence ATGTTTAAACATGAAAGTATCGAAACGAACTCTGGGATGTTGATCGTCCTGACGTTGGTTGCGATTAGTATCGGTGGTTTGGTTGAAATTGTTCCATTGCATTACATCAATGAGACAGTCGAAGACGTGAAAGATCCGGTAACGGGTTTTGACGTGGTTCGTCCTTACTCACCATTGGAACAACGTGGTCGTGACATTTACATCCGTGAAGGTTGCTACACTTGCCACTCTCAGATGATTCGTCCGTTCCGTGATGAAGACCTGCGTTACGGTCACTATTCACTGGCGGCTGAATCCAAGTACGATCACCCATTCCAATGGGGTTCCAAGCGTACTGGCCCGGACTTGGCGCGTGTTGGTGGTAAATACTCTAACGAATGGCAAGTACAGCATTTAACTGCACCTCGTTCGGTTGTGCCTGAGTCCATCATGCCTAACTACCCTTGGTTGCAGAAAACGGCATTGGATACCTCTGACATTCAGGATCGTATGATTGCGTTGAAGCGGGTAGGCGTGCCTTACTCACAAACAACTACTGAATACGAAGCCAATGTGAAGAAGTTTGGTGAAGCGGTTGCGAAAACCCTCGACATCAACACGGCAGAAGCTAACTTGTTGGCTCAAGCGCAAGCGGGTAACTACGATGGCAATCCGGCAAACGTCAGTGAAATGGACGCGCTGGTTGCTTACCTGCAAGTGTTGGGTACGATGGTTGATTTCAGCAAGTTCGATGAAGATCACTTCATCCAATTCCGTTAA